In Petrotoga miotherma DSM 10691, the genomic window TGTATAATTGTATGAGGTGAATCGATGGAATTTCTAAAATTATCTGAGTTTAAAGACGTCTTTGACAAGAATATAAGAGTTTTTTTTGAAAATTTGGAGCTTGGAAATCATTTAAAAAATCCATTGTTTTATTACATAGCAAACGGAGGCAAGAGACTAAGACCATGGATTATATATAACTTTGGGCAAATAGTATCTGCAAATAAAAAAATTTTAATGGACATTGCGATAGCTGTCGAAATTTTACACTCCTCATCCTTAATACATGATGATCTACCTGCCTTAGACAACGCAAAGTTAAGAAGAGGGGGGCTTGCAAACCATTTAAAGTTTGGAGAATATAAAGCTCTATTAGCTGGAGATTATGGATTCACTCTCCCCCTGCAGATCGTTGCCAATTTAGATAATATAAACGAAGGAAACAAACTTCTTTTAATGGATTATTTTATAAAAACCATTTTAAAATTATTCCAAGGAGAAATGGAAGATCTAATCTTTGAAAAAGAAGATAGAGAAGTAAGTGA contains:
- a CDS encoding polyprenyl synthetase family protein, producing the protein MEFLKLSEFKDVFDKNIRVFFENLELGNHLKNPLFYYIANGGKRLRPWIIYNFGQIVSANKKILMDIAIAVEILHSSSLIHDDLPALDNAKLRRGGLANHLKFGEYKALLAGDYGFTLPLQIVANLDNINEGNKLLLMDYFIKTILKLFQGEMEDLIFEKEDREVSEKEILEMYSKKTGAVFGFCFASPFLMIGEVQLAKEMNIIGTDFGVSFQIFDDLKDLFTTEEEIGKETNKDVNKKTLLNFYNFQETQIIADNIYRNVLQKLEELNLKELSQILKEVRKTVETS